The Prochlorococcus marinus str. MIT 1214 sequence AAATTGTTAAAAGATTATCAGCTTCAGGTCTTGAAGGATTCCCGAACTCTAATCCTAATTCTGAGTCGGTTTTTGCACGTTTTATTTTTTTAGTAATTACATCTGGACTATCTAATAAAGTAATCCTACTATTCTCGTTTGGGTCGCTTTTACTCATTTTCTTTGTTCCGTCTGTAAGGCTCATGACTTTGGAACACTCTTTTATAATTAAAGGATTTGGAACTTTGAGTATTGGATTTTCTTTGGTTCCGAATTTTGAATTAACTCGTTGAGAAGCAATATCTCTGGCAAGCTCTAGATGCTGCTTTTGATCTTCTCCAACAGGAACTAAATCAGCGTCATAGAGAAGAATATCCGCTGCCATGAGGACTGGATAATCTAATAATCCAATAGATACATTGTCACCTTGTTTAATTGACTTTTCCTTGAACTGAATCATTCTCTCCATCCAGTTTAAAGGAGTTAAGCAATTTAATATCCAGCAAAGTTCGCTATGCGCGCTTATCTGACTTTGAATGAATATTGAGCATTTATCAGGATTCATCCCACAAGCGATATACAAAGCCGCAGTAGATATTGAATTTTGATAAAGAGATTTAGGTTCATGCGGAGTCGTTATTGCATGAAGATCAACAACGCAAACAAAAGTTTCGTAGTTTTCTTGTAATTCAACCCAATTTCTTATTGCTCCAAGCCAGTTACCAATATGAACATCTCCTGTAGGTTGAACACCAGATAAGACTCGCTTCTGATTCACTTATCCTTGCTCGCTTGTATCTGTGGAAGCATCTTCATTTGAACTTGCTTCTGGCGCTTGATCATTATCTTTTTCTTCAGGATCTTGAGTAACATTGTTTTCCTGATCAGTATCAGCGACCTCTTTTTCTTTAACTGGTTTTTCTGGCCTTGCAAAAGGGTTGGGCTTTGTGTTGACTGAGTTGTTATTTTCACCGTTATAGTTTCCCCTGTTACCCCGGCCTCTTCTTTGGTCATTGGCAGGCGCTTGAGACCTATATTCGTTGACTAAATTTTCAAGACTTCCATCTTCAAGCATTTGCGCAAGAGTTCTTACTGCGAAACCTAGAACAGCGACAGTAGATCGAAGATTAAAGGCTTCTTGTAATGATCTGGCTGCTCGCATCTCATTATCACTTAAGCGAATACGAAAGCCTCCCTCTCTATTGTTAGGGCCTCGGCCACCTCTAAAGTTATTACGGACATTTTGTCTTTGGTTTTGGAAATCGCCACCACCGGACTGATTATTGGTGTAAGAGTCACCCATGAACATATTTGCCAATAGGGGCAAGTGTGACGCATAGCCGGTACTTTTGCGACATATTTGAATATCTTGATTAGCACTTTCACATCTAAGGATATTGATTCCAGCGGAATGATTTGATTTCTTTAGGCATAAATTTTCTTCGTAAAAACGTAAAACCTTCTTTCTTTGCGGTTATTAAGGGAAAATTTGCTTTAAAATGAAAGTTAGCTAAGAAGAAACTGTATTTATTGAAATCGTGGAAAATCATTCATTAACAAAATCTCCTCTCTCCTTTCCTTCTTTTTCGATTCCGAAAATTAGTCTTTTTATTGGGCTAACTATTACAGGTCAATGGGTTTTGAGTGATGTAGCCCATATTCCTGGGGGTGGACTTGGATTGCTATTAGGACTTGGTTGTATTTTTTATTTTTTAAAACCAGGAAAGGTTTCATTTGAGGCTCCCTCTACTGTTCAAGGATGGGTAAGAAGATGTCATGACGTTTTAGAGAATTTTGAGTACTTACTTGAGGATGGAGAGCAAAGTGAAAGAAAAAAAGAAAGAATATATTCCTTGCAAAAAATTATTGATAGAAGCGAAGATCAAAGCATTGGTTTCTTGAAAACAAAAGGCGTAAAATTACCTGATAAAGAGCAATTGGAAAAAGTTTTAGGCATAAAAAATCAAATAAAAGTTTCTTTTCCACCAGCTCTTCCTGTAAGAGATCGAAATTGGATTTTGCCAGATTTAATCCAAGAACAAGATTTTATTGTTTATTCTTTGGTACTTCCAATGAGCGCAGCTGATCTTTTGTGGATAAAAAATATCCCTACAGATCAACCAGCCTGGCTAATGGTTGCCAGTAAAGAATCTACTGATTGGTCTGATGAGCGAAATGCATTAGAGGCTCAATTACCTGATAGATGGACTCACAGAGTATTGAAATGGGATGGATCTCAAACAGAAATGGCAACGGTTCTTTCTCCAATTAAGAAACTTCTTGAAAATCCAAAGAAGAATACAGATATTACTAAGCAAAGACTTTTGTCTCGATTGCATACTTCTTGGCAAAAAGATTTAGAAAAATTAAGAAGAGAAAAATTCAAGGTTATTCAAACAAGATCTCAGTGGATAGTTGCTGGTATCGTTTTCGCCTCCCCTGTCGCCTCAACTGATTTGCTTGCAGTTGCAGTTGTTAATGGCTTGATGATCAAAGAAATGTCAAAAATATGGTCTTCCAAAATGAAGCCAGAATTACTTGAAGCAGTCTCAAGACAACTAGCAATGGCTGCAATTGCTCAAGGAGTGGTCGAATGGAGTGGACAGTCGTTGTTGAGTTTGGCAAAGCTTGATGGCTCCTCTTGGGTGGCTGCTGGAACAATTCAGGCCTTAAGTGCTGCTTATTTAACCAGAGTGGTTGGAAGATCGATGGCTGATTGGATGGCCCTTAATAATGGAGTAACTCAACCTGATTTAGAACTTATTAAGCAACAAGCTCCTCAACTTGTATCAAAAGCTGCTGAGCTAGAAAGAGTTGATTGGGTGGCTTTTTTAAAGCAATCAAAAGAATGGATTCAGACTCAATCTATTAATTACAAAGTTAAATCAGTTTAAGTTGATAACTTTTCTTTTGGTATATCTTTGACTTACATTTAGATAAGATATTAATAGTTTCTAATTTAAAATATATGTTTAATAAAAAGATTTTTTCTGAGTATATGTATAAGAAAAAAAAGATACTTAGTTTATCTATCTTTATTGCTTTAAATATTTTATTCTTGACAGGATGTGTAAATAAAAAAACTTCTGGACCAAACAATGAAAGACCTTTCGTTTTAACTACTTTTACAATTTTGGCGGATCTTGCTAGAAATGTCGCTGGGGATAGACTTCTAGTTGAATCAATAACGAAACCAGGGGCAGAAATCCATAGTTATCAATTTACACCTAGTGATATTGTAAAAACTAAAGGAGCAAAACTGATTATTGAAAATGGTTTAGGTCTTGAAGCATGGTTTTCGAAATTCATGAGTAGTACGGGTGATATTCCCAAGGTGAAATTAACCGAGGGGATAAAGCCATTATTGATAGATGGTGATGCTTATGCAGGCAGGCCAAATCCTCATGCCTGGATGTCACCCAAAAGAGCTATGAATTATGTAGATAAAATAGTCGATGCTTTTATCGAAATCGATCCTGATGGAGCTCTTGAATATTCATCTAACGCTTCAACCTATAAAGCTAAACTTGAATCACTTGATAAAGAGCTAAGGGATTCTTTATCCTCTATTCCGAAGGAAAGAAGATTTTTGGTGACATGTGAAGGAGCCTTTACTTATCTCGCCCGTGATTACGGAATGAAGGAGGCATATTTGTGGCCAGTTAATTCTGAAAGTCAAGTAACCCCAAGAAGAATGGTGAATCTAATAAAAAAAATTAAAGAAAATGAAGTCCCTACAATTTTTTGTGAAAGCACAGTTAGTGCTGAAGCACAACTGGAAGTTGCGAAATCCAGCGGGGCTTTTTTTGGTGGAACCTTCTACGTTGATTCTCTTTCAGATCTAAATGGTCCTGCCCCAACCTATATAGATTTACTAAGACATAATGTTCGATTAATTATTGATGGTTTATCTATCTCAGCAGTGAAAAAATAATGAATCCAATTTTTAAAAGTCACGAGAAAGATTTTATGCGTATTGAGGCAGATCAAGTTTGTGTTGACTACAACGGTACAGTTGCTCTTTATGACGCAAGTTTAAATTTAAAAGCTGGTTCTATATGCGGCCTTGTTGGGATGAATGGCGCAGGAAAATCAACTTTTTTTAAAGCTCTAATGGGTTTTGTTAGACCATCAAGGGGAAAAATAAGGATTAATGGGATCAAGGTTAATCAAGCACAGAAGGAGCAGTCGGTTGCATATGTTCCGCAAAATGAAGGAATAGATTATTCATTTCCCGTGAGTGTTTGGGATGTCGTGATGATGGGGAGATATGGCTCGATGAATATTTTCCGAATCCCAAGAGAGTCAGATAGAACAGCAGTTTTTCATGCCCTTGAGAGAGTTGATCTTTTGGATCTCAGAAAAAGACCAATAGGTTCTTTATCTGGAGGGCAACGCAAAAGAGCTTTTCTTGCAAGAGCAATTGCTCAAAGGGCATCAGTACTTCTTTTAGACGAGCCTTTCTCTGGAGTTGATGTGCCTACTGAAAAGCTTATGGCTGAGCTATTCCTTCAGTTTCGACAAGAAGGACACACTATTTTGATATCTACTCATGATTTGAATCATGTGAGAGATTTTTGTGATTTTGTTGTACTTATCAATAAGACTGTTCTTGCTTATGGTGAAACCTCGGAAGTTTTTACTTCAGAAAATCTAAATAAAACATTTGGAGGAATTCCACCAAATCCTTTATCAGGGCCGACTTCAAGTAAAGATTTTGTAAATGAGTGAATTTCTAATATCCATTACGCCAGTTGATTGGCTATTGGATCCATTAACTCATGACTTCATGAGAAGAGCTTTAATGGTTAGCGCATTAGTAGGAGGTGTTTGTGGACTTTTATCTTGTTATATGACCTTAAAAGGTTGGGCCTTAATGGGTGACGCAGTTTCCCATGCGGTTATGCCAGGGGTGGTTGTTGCTTATGCATTAGGGCTCCCTTTCTCCTTAGGTGCGTTTGTTTTTGGAGTTGGTTCAGTTGCTTTGATTGGATTTGTTAAACAGAAATCTAGAATTAAAGAAGATACAGTAATAGGACTTGTTTTTACTGGCTTTTTTGCATTAGGCCTTGTATTGGTTTCAAAAATTAAAAGTAATATTGATCTAATGCAAATACTTTTTGGAAGTCCTCTAGGGATCTCTCGTTCAGATGTTAACCAAACTTTAATAATTTCGTTTATTGTTATATCTATTTTGCTTATATTTAGAAAAGATTTAATGCTTTATTGTTTTGATGCTAAGCATGCTAGATCTATAGGAATTAATACAGGCGTACTGCATTATTTGTTGTTAACTTTATTATCTCTATCAGCAGTAGTTGGTTTGCAAACTGTTGGTATTATCCTCGTAGTAGCAATGCTTATTACGCCTGGTGCTACAGCATACTTATTGACTGATCGTTTTGATCAAATGACTTTATTAGCAGTTATTAGTAGCTCATTCTCAAGTATTTTAGGTGTCTATATAAGTTATTGGTCAGATATTGAAACAGGTGGATCTATCGTTTTAGTTCAAACATTAATATTTCTAATAGCATTTTTATTCGCTCCGAGATATGGAATATTTAAAAACCAATCTCTAATAAATAATGATTAATTTATTACAACTATGAGTAACCTAGCTTCTGAACAAAAATGGAGTTGGTGGCCACTTTTACCGCTCTATCCTTATGGCAGAAAAAGAACAATATTCAGGGAATTAGTTCCAAATCAGATTTGGAGTTTTGAGCAACTTCAGGGGATTTATTATGTTGCTGTCCCTGTGAGGCTATTAGTTTTAAGAGTAAAGAATGAATTGATGATAATTAACCCTCTCCCTCCGACGGAAGAATTGCTGAGTGACATCGACGTACTTGTAAAAAAAATTGGTCCTGTAAAAACTATTGTTTTACCAACGGCCTCTGGTTTGGAACATAAAATTGCTCTACCTGCATTGGCTAGAGCTTTTCCTGATTCAAAAATATGGGTTTGTCCAGGACAATGGAGTTTCCCATTTCAATTGCCTTTTGATTGGTTGGGAATTCCCTCTAAAAGAACAAATATTTTATTAGCTGATGGATTCCCTCATAGTGATTATTTAGATTGGATTCCATTGGGACCAATTGATATTGGACTTGGACGATTTCAAGAAATATCTTGTTTTCATAAACCATCAAAATCTTTGTTGGTTACTGATGCCCTTGTGGGTATTGAGGAGACTCCTCCTGAGCTCTTTGATTTAGATCCTACCCCTTTATTGTTTCATTCAAGAGAGAAGGGGTCTGAAGAGCTAATTGATACGCCAATTGCGAGAAGGAAAGGATGGCTTCGTTTGGTTCTTTTTGCCTCCTACTTAAGACCTGAAAAGTTAGAGATACCAAAAATGAAAGAAATTTTTGGAAACGCTTTTAAACCAAATTTAAGAAATAAAAGAGCACATTTTGGTATATATCCTTTTTCTTGGCAGAAAGGCTGGGAGTTGTCTGCTAAAAAACTTGTTGGGAAAAACAATCCTCTGATACAAATTGCTCCTGTTATAGAAAGGCTGGTTTTCCCTAGAGGACAAAAAGCTTTAATAACTTGGTTAAATAAAGTTGAATCTTTGCAAGGTCTTTCTTGGTTAATATCTGCTCATTACAGCGGGAAAGTTAGATTTTCAAAAAATGAAGTAACAGCGTTAAAAAATAAAATTAACAAATCAGATTGGGCTACAAGTAAAGGTGATTTTGGATTCTTAAGTTGGTTAGATCAAAAATTATTAAAAATCGGCGTAGTACCTAGAGACCCTCTGAAAAAATTTGGTGATTAAATTTTATCTGGATCGACTGACATTTCCTCGTCAGATAAAAGGGTTTCCTCTAATTGTTTCCTTTGCTCCATTTGTCTAAGGAAGTACCCTGTCATCATCGCAGAGGCTAATAAACTGGCCAGATTATCCTTGCTAGAAGTTACTTTTACGTCAAATTGTTCTCCCGGAAGCATTCCAAGTAAACCTTGAACATTGTGTCGGATTATTTCTTGAATTTCGGGACTGGCAGATTTTGCGACTCTTTGCAAAACGTCAGCAGGTTGATCTTGTAAGTACTGAATTAGAGCATTTGCCTCATGGCCCTCATTATTGTCTGTAGCTAAAAATTCAGGATTAAACATTCAGTTTTTTCCATGTGATTACACAATATCGCAAAACGTACTCCAATAAAATTTAATTTAGGTTATGGGAACCGAATAGGTCCTATTTTTTTTATGGGCCAGTACCTTGCAAGCGCCGTACCTATAAGATTTTTTTCTGGGAGAGCTCCCCAAATATGAGAGTCTAAACTGTTATTTCGGTTGTCTCCTAAGACCCAAAGTGAATAATCAGGTACATTTATTGCATCCATTTCATATTGGATAGGTTCTTTAATCCAAGGTTCATTTATTTCTTTTTCATTTCTATATAGTTTCCCATTAGTAACTTCTATTTTGTCTCCAGGTAATCCAACGACTCTTTTTATAAGCGCTGAACCATCACTGTAGCCTGCTTCTGTAAGAATTTTTGGAGGTTTGAAAATAACAATGGTATTTAAATTTAAATGCTTATTTAGTTTATTATTAAGTCTTGGGGTTATTTTTTCTATCAATATTCTGTCTTGAATTTGCAAAGTTGGAATCATTGATCCAGATGGAATCCATCTGGGTTCAACTGCTTGCCATCTTAATAAAAGCGCAATTAAT is a genomic window containing:
- a CDS encoding metal ABC transporter substrate-binding protein, with the protein product MFNKKIFSEYMYKKKKILSLSIFIALNILFLTGCVNKKTSGPNNERPFVLTTFTILADLARNVAGDRLLVESITKPGAEIHSYQFTPSDIVKTKGAKLIIENGLGLEAWFSKFMSSTGDIPKVKLTEGIKPLLIDGDAYAGRPNPHAWMSPKRAMNYVDKIVDAFIEIDPDGALEYSSNASTYKAKLESLDKELRDSLSSIPKERRFLVTCEGAFTYLARDYGMKEAYLWPVNSESQVTPRRMVNLIKKIKENEVPTIFCESTVSAEAQLEVAKSSGAFFGGTFYVDSLSDLNGPAPTYIDLLRHNVRLIIDGLSISAVKK
- the trpS gene encoding tryptophan--tRNA ligase yields the protein MNQKRVLSGVQPTGDVHIGNWLGAIRNWVELQENYETFVCVVDLHAITTPHEPKSLYQNSISTAALYIACGMNPDKCSIFIQSQISAHSELCWILNCLTPLNWMERMIQFKEKSIKQGDNVSIGLLDYPVLMAADILLYDADLVPVGEDQKQHLELARDIASQRVNSKFGTKENPILKVPNPLIIKECSKVMSLTDGTKKMSKSDPNENSRITLLDSPDVITKKIKRAKTDSELGLEFGNPSRPEADNLLTIYSIISGLGREKAAEYCAEMGWGKFKPEFTEAMINVLQPIQEKYKELMNDPEELKRILNKGKLTAEEVSKLTLNRVKEALGFYSNL
- a CDS encoding DUF4336 domain-containing protein, producing the protein MSNLASEQKWSWWPLLPLYPYGRKRTIFRELVPNQIWSFEQLQGIYYVAVPVRLLVLRVKNELMIINPLPPTEELLSDIDVLVKKIGPVKTIVLPTASGLEHKIALPALARAFPDSKIWVCPGQWSFPFQLPFDWLGIPSKRTNILLADGFPHSDYLDWIPLGPIDIGLGRFQEISCFHKPSKSLLVTDALVGIEETPPELFDLDPTPLLFHSREKGSEELIDTPIARRKGWLRLVLFASYLRPEKLEIPKMKEIFGNAFKPNLRNKRAHFGIYPFSWQKGWELSAKKLVGKNNPLIQIAPVIERLVFPRGQKALITWLNKVESLQGLSWLISAHYSGKVRFSKNEVTALKNKINKSDWATSKGDFGFLSWLDQKLLKIGVVPRDPLKKFGD
- a CDS encoding YcjF family protein gives rise to the protein MENHSLTKSPLSFPSFSIPKISLFIGLTITGQWVLSDVAHIPGGGLGLLLGLGCIFYFLKPGKVSFEAPSTVQGWVRRCHDVLENFEYLLEDGEQSERKKERIYSLQKIIDRSEDQSIGFLKTKGVKLPDKEQLEKVLGIKNQIKVSFPPALPVRDRNWILPDLIQEQDFIVYSLVLPMSAADLLWIKNIPTDQPAWLMVASKESTDWSDERNALEAQLPDRWTHRVLKWDGSQTEMATVLSPIKKLLENPKKNTDITKQRLLSRLHTSWQKDLEKLRREKFKVIQTRSQWIVAGIVFASPVASTDLLAVAVVNGLMIKEMSKIWSSKMKPELLEAVSRQLAMAAIAQGVVEWSGQSLLSLAKLDGSSWVAAGTIQALSAAYLTRVVGRSMADWMALNNGVTQPDLELIKQQAPQLVSKAAELERVDWVAFLKQSKEWIQTQSINYKVKSV
- the lepB gene encoding signal peptidase I, with translation MTSTGSKKNQNQNSWKGLLVWILIALLLRWQAVEPRWIPSGSMIPTLQIQDRILIEKITPRLNNKLNKHLNLNTIVIFKPPKILTEAGYSDGSALIKRVVGLPGDKIEVTNGKLYRNEKEINEPWIKEPIQYEMDAINVPDYSLWVLGDNRNNSLDSHIWGALPEKNLIGTALARYWPIKKIGPIRFP
- a CDS encoding DUF760 domain-containing protein; this translates as MFNPEFLATDNNEGHEANALIQYLQDQPADVLQRVAKSASPEIQEIIRHNVQGLLGMLPGEQFDVKVTSSKDNLASLLASAMMTGYFLRQMEQRKQLEETLLSDEEMSVDPDKI
- a CDS encoding metal ABC transporter permease — protein: MSEFLISITPVDWLLDPLTHDFMRRALMVSALVGGVCGLLSCYMTLKGWALMGDAVSHAVMPGVVVAYALGLPFSLGAFVFGVGSVALIGFVKQKSRIKEDTVIGLVFTGFFALGLVLVSKIKSNIDLMQILFGSPLGISRSDVNQTLIISFIVISILLIFRKDLMLYCFDAKHARSIGINTGVLHYLLLTLLSLSAVVGLQTVGIILVVAMLITPGATAYLLTDRFDQMTLLAVISSSFSSILGVYISYWSDIETGGSIVLVQTLIFLIAFLFAPRYGIFKNQSLINND
- a CDS encoding metal ABC transporter ATP-binding protein: MNPIFKSHEKDFMRIEADQVCVDYNGTVALYDASLNLKAGSICGLVGMNGAGKSTFFKALMGFVRPSRGKIRINGIKVNQAQKEQSVAYVPQNEGIDYSFPVSVWDVVMMGRYGSMNIFRIPRESDRTAVFHALERVDLLDLRKRPIGSLSGGQRKRAFLARAIAQRASVLLLDEPFSGVDVPTEKLMAELFLQFRQEGHTILISTHDLNHVRDFCDFVVLINKTVLAYGETSEVFTSENLNKTFGGIPPNPLSGPTSSKDFVNE